A genomic region of Mycobacterium sp. Aquia_213 contains the following coding sequences:
- a CDS encoding MlaE family ABC transporter permease, producing the protein MTAQQDGLTAIQDWSAGYVKRHPLASLTTVGEQFVLGVRTIQYFFFDLVTGRFQWQEFVRQGAFMAGTAVLPTILVSLPISVTLSIQFALLAGQVGATSLAGAASGLAVIRQGASLVAAVLMASAVGSAITADLGSRTMREETDAMEVMGVSVIRRLVVPRFAAAIMIGVALTGVVCFVGFFASYMFNVYFQNGAPGSFVSTFASFATPDDMILALVKAVIFGAIVAVVSAQKGLSTVGGPTGVANSVNAAVVEAILLLMIVNVAISQLYIMLVPRTGL; encoded by the coding sequence ATGACGGCACAACAAGACGGCCTTACCGCCATCCAGGACTGGTCTGCCGGATACGTCAAACGTCATCCGCTTGCCTCGCTGACAACAGTGGGCGAACAGTTCGTCCTTGGTGTGCGCACCATTCAATACTTCTTTTTCGACCTGGTGACCGGCCGATTTCAATGGCAGGAATTTGTTCGCCAGGGCGCGTTTATGGCCGGCACCGCCGTCTTGCCGACGATTCTGGTGTCATTGCCGATCAGCGTCACGTTGTCCATTCAGTTCGCCCTGCTCGCCGGGCAGGTGGGCGCCACCTCGCTGGCCGGCGCGGCCAGCGGACTGGCGGTCATCCGGCAGGGCGCATCGCTGGTCGCCGCCGTGCTGATGGCCTCGGCCGTCGGGTCGGCGATCACCGCAGATCTGGGTTCGCGGACCATGCGCGAAGAAACCGACGCGATGGAGGTGATGGGCGTCTCGGTGATCCGTCGGCTGGTGGTGCCGCGGTTCGCCGCGGCGATCATGATCGGCGTCGCGCTCACCGGTGTCGTGTGCTTCGTCGGATTCTTCGCGAGCTACATGTTCAACGTGTACTTTCAGAACGGGGCCCCGGGCAGTTTCGTCTCGACCTTCGCTTCGTTCGCGACGCCAGACGACATGATCTTGGCGTTGGTGAAGGCGGTCATCTTCGGCGCCATCGTGGCCGTCGTGTCGGCGCAGAAGGGCCTGTCCACCGTCGGTGGCCCGACCGGCGTCGCGAACTCGGTCAACGCGGCCGTCGTCGAGGCGATCCTGCTGCTGATGATCGTCAACGTCGCGATCAGCCAGCTTTACATCATGCTGGTGCCCAGGACGGGCCTGTGA
- a CDS encoding TetR/AcrR family transcriptional regulator, with product MPSANTGSLRDRRRAELLSQIQNTAYQLFAERGFDTVTTEDIAAAAGISISTYFRHAPTKEGLLADPVREAIGEIVGSYNARPQDESAVEALLHVFVTRARDADELDNLDTWRHAIATAPHLLSKTVLVSETDHDMFIEQVAARMGVDATADLRPALLVDTSLATVKFVLDRWLTSDMFAGQPFHLQLEAALRTTLAGFD from the coding sequence ATGCCCTCAGCAAACACCGGATCACTACGGGATCGGCGCCGCGCGGAGTTACTCTCTCAGATCCAGAACACTGCATATCAGCTTTTCGCCGAACGCGGATTCGATACGGTGACGACGGAGGACATTGCCGCGGCTGCCGGAATTTCCATCAGTACCTATTTCCGGCACGCACCCACCAAAGAAGGCCTGCTGGCTGATCCCGTCCGCGAGGCGATCGGTGAGATCGTGGGTTCGTACAACGCGCGACCCCAGGACGAATCGGCCGTCGAAGCATTGCTTCACGTGTTTGTCACGCGCGCCCGAGACGCCGACGAACTCGACAATCTCGATACCTGGCGCCACGCGATCGCCACCGCGCCGCACCTGTTGAGCAAAACGGTGCTGGTCAGCGAAACCGACCACGATATGTTCATCGAGCAGGTCGCCGCCCGGATGGGTGTTGATGCGACCGCGGACCTTCGCCCGGCGCTGTTGGTTGATACAAGTTTGGCCACAGTCAAATTCGTCCTCGATCGCTGGCTGACCTCGGATATGTTCGCGGGCCAGCCATTTCACCTTCAGCTGGAGGCCGCGCTGCGCACCACGCTGGCTGGATTCGACTAA
- a CDS encoding phosphoribosyl-ATP diphosphatase, translated as MKQSLAVKTFEDLFAELGDRARTRPAGSATVAALDGGIHGLGKKILEEAGEVWLAAEHESDDALAEEISQLLYWAQVLMIARGLSLDDVYRKL; from the coding sequence GTGAAACAATCGCTGGCCGTGAAGACATTCGAGGATCTGTTCGCCGAACTCGGCGATCGTGCCCGCACCCGACCGGCCGGCAGCGCCACGGTCGCCGCGCTCGACGGCGGGATTCATGGGCTGGGCAAGAAGATCCTGGAGGAGGCCGGCGAGGTGTGGCTGGCCGCCGAGCACGAATCCGACGACGCATTGGCCGAGGAGATCAGTCAGTTGCTGTACTGGGCGCAGGTGCTGATGATCGCGCGCGGACTGTCCCTCGACGACGTCTATCGGAAGCTGTGA